From a single Osmerus eperlanus chromosome 8, fOsmEpe2.1, whole genome shotgun sequence genomic region:
- the ccnk gene encoding cyclin-K isoform X2: MKENKENSTLSGQAFLDHIKPCWYWDKKDLAHTPSQSEGLDPATEARYRREGARFIFDVGTRLGLHYDTLATGIIYFHRFYMFHSFKQFPRYVTGACCLFLAGKVEETPKKCKDIIKTARSLLNDVQFAQFGDDPKEEVMVLERILLQTIKFDLQVEHPYMFLLRYAKQLKGDKNKVQKLVQMAWTFVNDSLCTMLSLQWEPEIIAVAVMYLAGRLCKFDIQEWTSKQSSRRWWEQFVQDVPVELLEDICHQILDLYSQGKQPIPPQLQEKERGPPLPPAPPTPQGPPPGSNPPPPPPKKNSPQGSPPRQLKRPHASPKEEVKVTEQVGAKIPRLESPMPPLPTTQPPPDRKAPLPAPPTEAEPPAVSESAPPLPQAPPPHQPPPLPHRPPPPPPPSSYIMGMSTSSSYMSGEGYQSLQSMMKTEGPSYAPMPPNYGPPMPYHPHAYPPPNAPPPGPPPPTSYMPPALPPHPSPSYPPPGYNPSYPHPPPRMPPGHGVPPPGMGMPPAGYPPPPVPPGQALPPPPGMPMPNRGWMR; encoded by the exons ATGAAGGAAAACAAGGAGAACTCGACTCTGTCGGGTCAGGCTTTCCTGGACCACATCAAGCCATGCTGGTACTGGGATAAAAAGGACTTGGCTCACACGCCCTCTCAGTCGGAGGGCCTGGACCCGGCCACCGAGGCCCGGTACCGGAGAGAGGGAGCCCGCTTCATATTTGACGTGGGAACACGACTAGGACT ACACTATGACACCTTGGCAACTGGAATTATATATTTCCACCGCTTCTACATGTTTCACTCTTTTAAACAATTCCCAAGATAC gTGACCGGAGCTTGCTGCCTCTTCCTGGCTGGGAAAGTGGAGGAGACTCCTAAGAAGTGTAAAGACATCATCAAGACAGCCCGCAGCCTCCTGAACGATGTGCAGTTTGCCCAGTTCGGAGATGACCCCAAG gaggaggtgatggtgttggAGAGAATTCTTCTACAGACAATTAAGTTTGACCTACAAGTGGAGCACCCTTACATGTTTCTCCTGCGCTATGCTAAGCAGCTCAAAG GTGATAAAAACAAGGTACAGAAGCTGGTGCAGATGGCCTGGACCTTCGTTAACGACAG CCTGTGCACCATGCTGTCCCTGCAGTGGGAGCCAGAGATCATTGCGGTGGCCGTCATGTACCTGGCTGGACGCCTCTGCAAGTTTGACATTCAAGAGTGGACCTCCAAACAGTCGTCACGGCGATGGTGGGAGCAGTTTGTTCAGGACGTTCCTGTGGAGCTTCTAGAAG ACATCTGCCATCAGATCCTGGACTTGTACTCCCAGGGCAAGCAGCCGATCCCTCCACAGctacaggagaaggagagaggcccccccctgccccctgcgccccccacaccacagggccCTCCACCAGgctccaaccctccacccccaccacccaagAAAAACTCCCCCCAAGGCAGCCCTCCTCGTCAGCTCAAACGGCCACAC GCGTCCCCTAAAGAGGAAGTGAAAGTGACAG AACAAGTTGGCGCCAAGATCCCTCGTCTGGAGAGCCCTATGCCCCCCTTGCCCACCACCCAACCACCTCCAG ACCGCAAGGCCCCCCTTCCAGCCCCTCCAACTGAAGCAGAGCCTCCTGCAGTGAGtgaatctgccccccccctgccccaggctcctcccccccaccagcccccccccttgccccaccgcccccctcctccccccccgccctccagtTACATCATGGGCATGTCTACCTCCAGCTCCTACATGTCCGGGGAGGGCTACCAGAGCCTCCAGTCCATGATGAAGACAGAGGGACCTTCCTATGCACCCATGCCCCCCAACTACGGACCCCCAATGCCCTACCACCCACACGCCTACCCCCCACCCAACGCCCCGCCCCCCGGCCCTCCCCCACCTACATCCTACatgccccctgccctccctccccacccgtcCCCCTCCTACCCACCTCCAGGCTACAACCCCAGCTACCCGCACCCTCCTCCACGCATGCCCCCAGGTCACGGCGTTCCCCCTCCAGGCATGGGTATGCCTCCAGCAGGGTACCCACCTCCCCCTGTGCCCCCTGGACAGGCCCTGCCACCGCCTCCTGGCATGCCCATGCCCAACCGTGGATGGATGAGATGA
- the ccnk gene encoding cyclin-K isoform X1 — protein sequence MFKSSSAGPSSVASPHQMKENKENSTLSGQAFLDHIKPCWYWDKKDLAHTPSQSEGLDPATEARYRREGARFIFDVGTRLGLHYDTLATGIIYFHRFYMFHSFKQFPRYVTGACCLFLAGKVEETPKKCKDIIKTARSLLNDVQFAQFGDDPKEEVMVLERILLQTIKFDLQVEHPYMFLLRYAKQLKGDKNKVQKLVQMAWTFVNDSLCTMLSLQWEPEIIAVAVMYLAGRLCKFDIQEWTSKQSSRRWWEQFVQDVPVELLEDICHQILDLYSQGKQPIPPQLQEKERGPPLPPAPPTPQGPPPGSNPPPPPPKKNSPQGSPPRQLKRPHASPKEEVKVTEQVGAKIPRLESPMPPLPTTQPPPDRKAPLPAPPTEAEPPAVSESAPPLPQAPPPHQPPPLPHRPPPPPPPSSYIMGMSTSSSYMSGEGYQSLQSMMKTEGPSYAPMPPNYGPPMPYHPHAYPPPNAPPPGPPPPTSYMPPALPPHPSPSYPPPGYNPSYPHPPPRMPPGHGVPPPGMGMPPAGYPPPPVPPGQALPPPPGMPMPNRGWMR from the exons ATGTTCAAG TCCAGCTCAGCGGGTCCATCCTCCGTCGCCTCTCCTCATCAAATGAAGGAAAACAAGGAGAACTCGACTCTGTCGGGTCAGGCTTTCCTGGACCACATCAAGCCATGCTGGTACTGGGATAAAAAGGACTTGGCTCACACGCCCTCTCAGTCGGAGGGCCTGGACCCGGCCACCGAGGCCCGGTACCGGAGAGAGGGAGCCCGCTTCATATTTGACGTGGGAACACGACTAGGACT ACACTATGACACCTTGGCAACTGGAATTATATATTTCCACCGCTTCTACATGTTTCACTCTTTTAAACAATTCCCAAGATAC gTGACCGGAGCTTGCTGCCTCTTCCTGGCTGGGAAAGTGGAGGAGACTCCTAAGAAGTGTAAAGACATCATCAAGACAGCCCGCAGCCTCCTGAACGATGTGCAGTTTGCCCAGTTCGGAGATGACCCCAAG gaggaggtgatggtgttggAGAGAATTCTTCTACAGACAATTAAGTTTGACCTACAAGTGGAGCACCCTTACATGTTTCTCCTGCGCTATGCTAAGCAGCTCAAAG GTGATAAAAACAAGGTACAGAAGCTGGTGCAGATGGCCTGGACCTTCGTTAACGACAG CCTGTGCACCATGCTGTCCCTGCAGTGGGAGCCAGAGATCATTGCGGTGGCCGTCATGTACCTGGCTGGACGCCTCTGCAAGTTTGACATTCAAGAGTGGACCTCCAAACAGTCGTCACGGCGATGGTGGGAGCAGTTTGTTCAGGACGTTCCTGTGGAGCTTCTAGAAG ACATCTGCCATCAGATCCTGGACTTGTACTCCCAGGGCAAGCAGCCGATCCCTCCACAGctacaggagaaggagagaggcccccccctgccccctgcgccccccacaccacagggccCTCCACCAGgctccaaccctccacccccaccacccaagAAAAACTCCCCCCAAGGCAGCCCTCCTCGTCAGCTCAAACGGCCACAC GCGTCCCCTAAAGAGGAAGTGAAAGTGACAG AACAAGTTGGCGCCAAGATCCCTCGTCTGGAGAGCCCTATGCCCCCCTTGCCCACCACCCAACCACCTCCAG ACCGCAAGGCCCCCCTTCCAGCCCCTCCAACTGAAGCAGAGCCTCCTGCAGTGAGtgaatctgccccccccctgccccaggctcctcccccccaccagcccccccccttgccccaccgcccccctcctccccccccgccctccagtTACATCATGGGCATGTCTACCTCCAGCTCCTACATGTCCGGGGAGGGCTACCAGAGCCTCCAGTCCATGATGAAGACAGAGGGACCTTCCTATGCACCCATGCCCCCCAACTACGGACCCCCAATGCCCTACCACCCACACGCCTACCCCCCACCCAACGCCCCGCCCCCCGGCCCTCCCCCACCTACATCCTACatgccccctgccctccctccccacccgtcCCCCTCCTACCCACCTCCAGGCTACAACCCCAGCTACCCGCACCCTCCTCCACGCATGCCCCCAGGTCACGGCGTTCCCCCTCCAGGCATGGGTATGCCTCCAGCAGGGTACCCACCTCCCCCTGTGCCCCCTGGACAGGCCCTGCCACCGCCTCCTGGCATGCCCATGCCCAACCGTGGATGGATGAGATGA